One genomic region from Skermania piniformis encodes:
- a CDS encoding putative bifunctional diguanylate cyclase/phosphodiesterase yields MIVLLLAYAAFVIPLSALPGWHATKLLPYQIALGIVGPAAYVILVALVGRLLMVDLLRGRAAVLLMAGWIALIFADVAGPFGRSIDNPLIDPARDVVALSVLLWAAAALHPSMRSITEPTDAYRGEWSLPRTATVVIAAALPLVVPMINPQLTEPERLLVFSLGALAVGTSVIRTRRAVSALAHAERKSAWQARRDELTGLLNRRGLVEHAATIHGPVGVVYLDVDRFKLLNDVNGHHFGDALLIAIGRRLNSLPEPIVAAARFGGDEFAMLFAADTPHHTPDPTRQVRHLIDRLFDTPVDVDQRPIQVSASVGLAVSAGTDEQFLQTIGRADIAQYYAKADGGGHIRDYVDDMGQERKRHKLILELLQQRVGTTDETWLAYQAIVDLRTGHPIGAEALARMRTDELGTISPGEFVTLAEQNGAIETLGNWAFDTVVATIDDVGTQLPDGFRIAVNISPLQLESDAQIERLTTLATQRPDVLNRIRLEITESVFVRESSLQRLTELRQAGYQLAIDDFGSEYASLYYLAQLDVDVLKIDQKFTRRLVTDPATRLIVRHVIELADQLGIAVVTEGVESEAERNQLITLGCKIGQGYLWERPTTGVNRFLTTANATH; encoded by the coding sequence ATGATCGTGCTGCTGCTGGCTTATGCCGCGTTCGTCATCCCGCTCTCCGCCCTCCCGGGCTGGCACGCGACCAAGCTGCTGCCGTATCAGATAGCCCTCGGCATCGTCGGACCGGCCGCGTATGTGATCTTGGTGGCGTTGGTCGGTCGGTTGCTGATGGTCGATCTGTTGCGGGGTCGGGCCGCGGTGCTGCTGATGGCGGGCTGGATCGCACTGATCTTCGCCGACGTGGCGGGACCGTTCGGGCGGTCGATCGACAATCCGCTGATCGACCCCGCCCGCGATGTGGTGGCGTTGTCGGTGTTGCTGTGGGCCGCCGCCGCACTACACCCCTCCATGCGATCGATCACCGAACCCACCGACGCCTACCGCGGCGAATGGTCCCTGCCCCGCACCGCCACCGTCGTCATCGCCGCCGCCCTCCCCCTCGTCGTCCCCATGATCAACCCCCAACTCACCGAACCCGAACGACTACTCGTCTTCTCCCTCGGCGCACTCGCCGTCGGCACCTCCGTCATCCGCACCCGCCGCGCCGTCAGCGCACTCGCCCACGCCGAACGCAAAAGCGCCTGGCAAGCCCGCCGAGACGAACTCACCGGCCTACTCAACCGCCGCGGCCTCGTCGAACACGCCGCCACCATCCACGGCCCCGTCGGCGTCGTCTACCTCGACGTCGACCGCTTCAAACTCCTCAACGACGTCAACGGACACCACTTCGGCGACGCCCTCCTCATCGCCATCGGCCGCCGCCTGAACTCCCTACCCGAACCCATCGTCGCCGCAGCCCGCTTCGGCGGCGACGAATTCGCCATGCTCTTCGCCGCCGACACCCCCCACCACACCCCCGACCCCACCCGACAAGTCCGCCACCTCATCGACCGCCTCTTCGACACCCCCGTCGACGTCGACCAACGCCCCATCCAAGTCAGCGCCAGCGTCGGCCTCGCCGTCTCCGCCGGAACCGACGAACAATTCCTGCAAACCATCGGCCGCGCCGACATCGCCCAGTACTACGCCAAAGCCGACGGCGGCGGCCACATCCGCGACTACGTCGACGACATGGGCCAAGAACGCAAACGCCACAAACTCATCCTCGAACTCCTCCAACAACGCGTCGGCACCACCGACGAAACCTGGCTCGCCTACCAAGCCATCGTCGACCTCCGCACCGGCCACCCCATCGGCGCCGAAGCACTCGCCCGCATGCGCACCGACGAACTCGGCACCATCTCCCCCGGCGAATTCGTCACCCTCGCCGAACAAAACGGCGCCATCGAAACACTCGGCAACTGGGCCTTCGACACCGTCGTCGCCACCATCGACGACGTCGGCACCCAACTACCCGACGGCTTCCGCATCGCCGTCAACATCTCCCCCCTCCAACTCGAATCCGACGCCCAAATCGAACGACTCACCACCCTCGCCACCCAACGCCCCGACGTCCTCAACCGAATCCGACTCGAAATCACCGAATCCGTCTTCGTCCGCGAATCCTCCCTCCAACGACTCACCGAACTACGCCAAGCCGGCTACCAACTCGCCATCGACGACTTCGGCAGCGAATACGCATCCCTCTACTACCTCGCCCAACTCGACGTCGACGTCCTCAAAATCGACCAAAAATTCACCCGCCGACTCGTCACCGACCCCGCCACCCGACTCATCGTCCGCCACGTCATCGAACTCGCCGACCAACTCGGCATCGCCGTCGTCACCGAAGGCGTCGAATCCGAAGCCGAACGCAACCAACTCATCACCCTCGGCTGCAAAATCGGCCAAGGCTACCTCTGGGAACGCCCCACCACCGGCGTCAACCGATTCCTCACCACCGCCAACGCCACCCACTAA
- a CDS encoding saccharopine dehydrogenase family protein yields MTRILLFGATGYTGELTARRLVAGGARPVLVARNAARVTAVAGELGGLDTAVADVTDPASLRPIVRSGDVLISTVGPFLEFGEPAVRVAAEAGAHYLDSTGEGPFIRQVFERWGPIAQRNGSALLSAFGFDFVPGSLAGALALDRAGADATAVDVGYFVRNFGTSGGTRASVVGVLLADGFGYRDGWVRPVAGSDVDTFEVHGRTLTAVTVPGAEHFALPQAYPTLRDVRVFLGAPPLAAQAMAAATRLSYPVRRVPALRALAKQAAGQVVRGSTGGPDAVQRARSSVTVVAVAKSAAGEPLARVTLDGPDPYDFTAAILDWGARTAAAGAVRKTGALGPVAAFGVAALTDGCADAGLREVAPVG; encoded by the coding sequence ATGACACGTATTCTCCTTTTCGGCGCGACCGGCTATACCGGCGAACTGACCGCGCGCCGCCTGGTGGCCGGCGGTGCCCGACCGGTCCTGGTGGCGCGCAACGCAGCCCGGGTGACCGCGGTGGCAGGCGAACTGGGTGGGCTGGACACCGCGGTCGCCGACGTGACCGATCCGGCGTCGCTGCGCCCGATCGTGCGGTCCGGCGACGTGCTGATCAGCACGGTCGGGCCGTTCCTGGAATTCGGCGAGCCTGCGGTACGGGTGGCGGCCGAAGCCGGTGCACACTACCTGGATTCGACCGGTGAGGGGCCGTTCATCCGGCAGGTGTTCGAGCGCTGGGGGCCGATCGCCCAGCGAAACGGCTCGGCGCTGTTGTCCGCCTTCGGGTTCGACTTCGTGCCGGGCAGTCTGGCCGGGGCGCTGGCGCTCGACCGGGCCGGTGCGGACGCGACCGCGGTCGACGTCGGTTACTTCGTACGCAATTTCGGCACCAGCGGTGGCACCCGCGCGTCGGTGGTCGGGGTGCTGCTGGCGGACGGTTTCGGCTACCGCGACGGCTGGGTGCGGCCGGTCGCCGGCAGCGACGTCGACACCTTCGAGGTGCACGGTCGGACGCTGACCGCCGTCACGGTTCCGGGCGCCGAGCATTTCGCGCTGCCGCAGGCGTATCCGACGCTGCGCGACGTGCGGGTGTTTCTCGGGGCACCGCCGCTGGCTGCGCAGGCGATGGCGGCGGCCACCCGGCTCAGCTACCCGGTCCGCCGGGTGCCGGCGCTGCGCGCGCTGGCGAAGCAGGCGGCCGGGCAGGTCGTGCGCGGCTCCACCGGCGGACCCGATGCAGTACAGCGTGCGCGGTCGAGCGTCACCGTGGTCGCGGTGGCCAAATCCGCGGCCGGCGAGCCGTTGGCGCGGGTGACCCTGGACGGGCCCGACCCGTACGACTTCACCGCGGCGATCCTCGATTGGGGCGCTCGTACCGCCGCGGCGGGTGCGGTGCGCAAGACCGGTGCGCTCGGCCCGGTCGCGGCGTTCGGCGTGGCCGCGCTGACCGACGGTTGTGCGGACGCCGGCCTGCGCGAAGTGGCTCCGGTCGGCTGA
- a CDS encoding dipeptide ABC transporter ATP-binding protein: MTVPLLDVADLRVDFPSEEGRVSAVRGIDCTVASGEVLALVGESGSGKSVTAAAVLGLLPDHARVRGSIRLRGTELLSLGDRELSRLRGTTMSMVFQDPLSALTPVYRVGDQIAEALRVHGASRSDAAARAVQLLELVGIPDAADRARAFPHEFSGGMRQRVVIAIAIANNPDLIVCDEPTTALDVTSAAQILDLLRTARDLTGAGIVLITHDLGVAATLADRIAVMYAGRIVETAPATELLAAPAMPYTVGLLDSLPRLDAPPRTPLVPITGSPPAPHALPPGCPFAPRCPATDDACRSAEPALAEIATGRRAACVRPGSVAPHAASAAPPDPADAGPPEPILQVRKLVKSYPVRGGLLGRRRRGVVRAVDQVSLTVRAGRTTALVGESGSGKSSVLTAILDLTAPESGRIEIFGRDVADLDRAGRRAMRRRIQIVFQDPAASLDPRLPIFDSVAEPLRIARRPRAEIARRVPELIDQVGLQPEHADRYPVDFSGGQKQRINIARALASSPDLLVLDEPVSALDVSIQAGILNLLRRLQLERGLGYLFVSHDLAVVRNLAHHVAVMRAGRIVEDAPADELFADPRHPYTRSLLAAVPSAPPLRIG; the protein is encoded by the coding sequence GGGTCTCCGCGGTGCGTGGCATCGACTGCACCGTGGCGTCCGGTGAGGTCCTGGCGCTGGTCGGCGAATCCGGCTCCGGCAAGTCGGTGACCGCGGCGGCGGTGCTCGGGCTGCTGCCCGATCACGCTCGGGTCCGGGGTTCGATCCGGTTACGCGGCACCGAGCTGCTCAGCCTGGGTGATCGAGAACTGTCCCGGCTGCGCGGGACGACGATGAGCATGGTCTTCCAGGACCCGCTGTCCGCGCTCACCCCGGTGTACCGGGTCGGCGATCAGATCGCCGAAGCGTTGCGGGTGCACGGCGCGAGCCGATCCGACGCTGCCGCGCGGGCCGTGCAGTTACTCGAACTCGTCGGGATTCCCGACGCCGCCGACCGCGCCCGCGCGTTCCCGCACGAGTTCTCCGGCGGAATGCGGCAACGGGTGGTGATCGCCATCGCGATCGCCAACAACCCGGACCTGATCGTCTGCGACGAACCGACGACCGCACTCGACGTCACCTCGGCGGCACAGATCCTGGATCTGCTGCGCACCGCCCGTGACCTCACCGGCGCCGGCATCGTGCTGATCACCCACGACCTGGGCGTCGCGGCGACGCTGGCCGACCGGATCGCGGTGATGTACGCCGGCCGAATCGTCGAAACAGCGCCGGCCACGGAGCTACTCGCCGCGCCCGCGATGCCGTACACGGTCGGCCTCCTCGACTCGTTGCCCCGGCTGGACGCCCCGCCCCGCACGCCGCTGGTGCCGATCACCGGCTCGCCCCCGGCGCCGCACGCGCTGCCCCCGGGCTGCCCGTTCGCACCCCGCTGCCCGGCCACCGACGACGCCTGCCGGTCGGCCGAGCCGGCGCTCGCCGAGATCGCCACCGGGCGCCGGGCGGCCTGCGTCCGCCCCGGATCGGTCGCCCCGCACGCCGCATCGGCCGCCCCGCCCGACCCAGCCGATGCCGGCCCGCCGGAACCGATCCTGCAGGTGAGGAAGCTGGTCAAGAGCTACCCGGTGCGCGGCGGCCTGCTCGGCCGACGACGACGCGGCGTCGTCCGCGCGGTGGATCAGGTGAGCCTCACCGTGCGCGCGGGCCGGACCACCGCGCTGGTCGGCGAATCGGGTTCGGGCAAATCGAGTGTGCTGACCGCGATCCTCGACCTCACCGCCCCGGAATCGGGCCGGATCGAGATCTTCGGCCGGGATGTCGCCGACCTCGACCGGGCCGGCCGGCGTGCGATGCGCCGTCGGATCCAGATCGTGTTTCAAGATCCGGCCGCTTCCCTCGACCCGCGGCTGCCGATCTTCGACTCGGTCGCCGAGCCGTTGCGGATCGCCCGCCGGCCCCGGGCCGAGATCGCTCGCCGGGTGCCGGAACTGATCGATCAGGTGGGGTTGCAACCGGAACACGCCGACCGCTACCCGGTGGACTTCTCCGGCGGGCAGAAACAGCGGATCAACATCGCCCGGGCGTTGGCCAGCTCCCCGGATCTGTTGGTGCTGGACGAGCCGGTCTCGGCGCTGGACGTATCGATCCAGGCGGGAATACTCAACCTGCTGCGCCGATTACAGCTCGAGCGCGGGCTGGGCTATCTGTTCGTCTCGCACGACCTGGCGGTGGTGCGCAACCTGGCACACCACGTCGCGGTGATGCGAGCCGGCCGAATCGTCGAGGACGCGCCCGCCGATGAGCTGTTCGCCGACCCACGACACCCCTATACCCGGTCGCTGCTCGCCGCCGTCCCGTCGGCGCCACCGCTCCGGATCGGCTGA